A genome region from Mugil cephalus isolate CIBA_MC_2020 chromosome 13, CIBA_Mcephalus_1.1, whole genome shotgun sequence includes the following:
- the yipf4 gene encoding protein YIPF4 isoform X1, with product MQFSPTNGDFTFVSSTEAEELSGTISSPDIKLNMGSDGGKDPYATTFLRQRGYGWLLEVEEEDNEESKPLLEELDIDLKDIYYKIRCVLMPMPSLGYNRQVVRDNPDFWGPLAMVLLFSMISIYGQFRVVSWIITIWIFGSLTIFLLARVLGGEVSYGQVLGVIGYSLLPLIVIAPLLLVIGGFEVVSTLIKLFGVFWAAYSAASLLVGDEFKTKKPLLIYPIFLLYIYFLSLYTGV from the exons ATGCAGTTCTCTCCGACCAACGGAGATTTCACGTTCGTCTCTTCCACAGAGGCAGAAG AACTCAGCGGCACCATCAGTTCCCCGGACATTAAACTAAACATGGGCAGTGACGGTGGCAAAGACCCGTATGCCACTACCTTCCTGAGGCAGCGAGGCTACGGCTGGCTGCTGGAAGTCGAGGAGGAAGATAATGAAGAGAGCAAACCTCTACT CGAGGAGCTGGACATTGATCTGAAGGACATCTATTACAAGATTCGATGTGTGCTGATGCCAATGCCATCGCTGGGTTACAACCGTCAGGTGGTCAGAGACAATCCAGACTTCTGGGGCCCTCTGGCCATGGTTTTGCTCTTCTCCATGATCTCCATTTACGGACAATTCAGG GTTGTATCTTGGATCATCACCATCTGGATATTTGGATCGCTAACTATTTTCCTGTTGGCTCGTGTTCTTGGTGGTGAG GTTTCTTATGGCCAGGTCCTTGGAGTGATCGGAtattccctccttcctctcatcGTCATAGCCCCTCTGCTCTTAGTGATCGGAGGGTTTGAGGTGGTTTCTACTCTAATCAAA CTGTTTGGAGTGTTCTGGGCTGCATACAGTGCTGCTTCACTGCTTGTTGGAGATGAATTTAAAACGAAGAAGCCCCTCCTCATTTATCCCATTTTCCTTTTGTACATCTACTTCTTGTCACTATATACTGGTGTGTGA
- the yipf4 gene encoding protein YIPF4 isoform X2 yields the protein MGSDGGKDPYATTFLRQRGYGWLLEVEEEDNEESKPLLEELDIDLKDIYYKIRCVLMPMPSLGYNRQVVRDNPDFWGPLAMVLLFSMISIYGQFRVVSWIITIWIFGSLTIFLLARVLGGEVSYGQVLGVIGYSLLPLIVIAPLLLVIGGFEVVSTLIKLFGVFWAAYSAASLLVGDEFKTKKPLLIYPIFLLYIYFLSLYTGV from the exons ATGGGCAGTGACGGTGGCAAAGACCCGTATGCCACTACCTTCCTGAGGCAGCGAGGCTACGGCTGGCTGCTGGAAGTCGAGGAGGAAGATAATGAAGAGAGCAAACCTCTACT CGAGGAGCTGGACATTGATCTGAAGGACATCTATTACAAGATTCGATGTGTGCTGATGCCAATGCCATCGCTGGGTTACAACCGTCAGGTGGTCAGAGACAATCCAGACTTCTGGGGCCCTCTGGCCATGGTTTTGCTCTTCTCCATGATCTCCATTTACGGACAATTCAGG GTTGTATCTTGGATCATCACCATCTGGATATTTGGATCGCTAACTATTTTCCTGTTGGCTCGTGTTCTTGGTGGTGAG GTTTCTTATGGCCAGGTCCTTGGAGTGATCGGAtattccctccttcctctcatcGTCATAGCCCCTCTGCTCTTAGTGATCGGAGGGTTTGAGGTGGTTTCTACTCTAATCAAA CTGTTTGGAGTGTTCTGGGCTGCATACAGTGCTGCTTCACTGCTTGTTGGAGATGAATTTAAAACGAAGAAGCCCCTCCTCATTTATCCCATTTTCCTTTTGTACATCTACTTCTTGTCACTATATACTGGTGTGTGA